Part of the Hevea brasiliensis isolate MT/VB/25A 57/8 chromosome 16, ASM3005281v1, whole genome shotgun sequence genome is shown below.
GTTTTTAAGCGGCTACGGTGCTCTGAGCTCTGCAAGAGCCAAAGGAGATAAGATGGTAttctttataattaaattttcttcAACCCCAACTATGCCATAAACTATTTTCTACCTATTTAAACGCATCAATCTCCACAACTCATTATCATTTTCTTGATAGTAACCTTAAAACCAATTATATAAGTGCCACAGGGCCTCTTAATATTATCCATGCACTTGGGAGGCCAACATGGCATCCTAAAAATTCCCACATGCATGATATCTGGACTCACACAGGAGGGGAAATAATATAACCAAAAAATGGTAGAAAGAGAGGGAACCTAAATGTAATCAACAATTGAACACCCAAATTTTAGGGACTTCATTACTGAATATAGTTTGCTCAACAAGACCAAAAGACATCTTAAGAGGAACTTTTACTACAAACAATCTCAAGAAAGAGACAACAAAAATTGGAAACAAAATTAGACAAATGCCACATTATAATGCCAAAAGAAGAGAAATGTTGAATTCAATAAACAAGAAATGTGATACAAAAtgcaattattataattttatggtaGGAAATACCTTGTTCATCATGTTCCATTGTCCAACTTGAGGCAGGCAATCCCTCTCTCTACCAGTTTCATGATATTTAAGCTGGGCACAAACAGTATGAAAATCACAGAACACTAAGTAAAATATGGCATACAGTAATTAATACACAAGATATGCAGGTTTTAAAGATGGAACAGAGGAACAGGTAAATTATATTTACCCATGGGGGTGGCAAAATACGAGCTTCTACTGAAGCAAGCTTCTCACTAATTTTAATTCCAAACTCCTTTGCATAAGGATCATTGTGGTAAGCATTATGATGAACAGTCTACACAAGCAAAATAAAAACATTAGAAGTTCAAGATAAAACCAATGCCACTAACTGAAAGCTGGAATTCTCACAGAAAGCAATTTCTGCTATTTTCTAACATTATCCTTTGTCTGCAGCTGCTTTTCAATTGTAAAAAACTTCATTGTAATTTTAGTAGAATTAAATCACTAAAACCTAAACAGTCAAAAAATTATGGCACATGAAAGAGTGCTCACTAAATTAAATAACTTGCATCAATATAGGCAAAGCACAAGCATTCACATATATTTGCATACAGGAAAGCCTTACAAGCATTCAATTGAACAACCTCAGTCAGACAGACAAGAAACAAATAAGTGAATTATTACTAAAATTGAACTAAATCTACTTTTAGTAGACCGAAAGATctaataagttaaataaaagtaatgAATCCGCTTAATACTAGAAAGTGGAATGGAACCTTCATAAATTGTAACAAGACATATGCAGCTAAATGTGCTGACAATCACATATAGGCAGCTGATAATCATTTACAAATCATGATACAACATTAAGCCAAAAGATTTGACACAGCATCTCACCTGCATAATATCAAGCTCCCTTTCATGAGGACGCTGACAGGTCACCTTCAGCAAAGCAGTGATCTGCCTCTCATTCAGTCTCTTGGAGTACCTCTGACCCTCAACAATCTTGCAAACCTGTTTTGAAAGGTAGCTTGTAACACCACATATGCAGGCAACAGTGAGAAACATAGGGAAAAGCACTTACTTCCATAGGCAAATAATTAGGCCTCTGCTGATTTCCCACTTGTAAACAGGGCCATTGAGTGTGTTGAATTACAAATCCATATGTCTCATAAAAATACTCAACAACAGACTTCAAGGTTCCTCTTTCATCAACCGGAAAACTAATACAAAAGGATTAAAAAAGAAATCAAGCTATGCATAAAGCCACAAACTAAGACCAACagagattaaaaaataataataataataataataataataataataatagtaaatatatgacatcatatgatactCACGTCAACTCCCGTGTTGCCTGTGATGTTAAACCAGATATACGGTACTTTCTGCGCATATTTCCACGGTGTGTAACTTCAACCTTGACTCCTCTAAGTGCTTTTTTTATCTATTGACACACAAGTAACAGTGCCCAAATTATATACATTATCTTAACCAAACCTCTacgtgaaaaaataaaaatgaaacatTAAAAATAGAGTTTTATCAGACAACCAATAACAGTTTGGTAAAGCATTGTGCATCACATACTTAACAATAGGAAGAATTGATCTGAGATGACTTGACACAAAAGTAATGTCATAGAAACCAAAACaaatctaattaaaaaaaaaaaaggcagatTCTGACCTTGACCCGATCAGCGTCAGACAATGGTCTAGAGGAAACATCCCGATTCAATAGTTGGGTTACAAAGTCAATTACTGGTAGTGGCTCAATGAAAGCAGTAGAAGACATATCTGCATCCCAACAGATCAAAGTAAAACATGAAATTGACGAAAACAGAGAATAGTAATTTTAAAGTAAGCATAGAAGAAAAAATAACGCATATGCAGTAATAGACTTAACTTGAACCTAAACTGAAACAAACAAATGAACAAAACAAACACTCCCAGGAAAGAAAGCCAAAATTTACTTACCAATATTAAGCGACAGTCCCATTTGTGTAGGGCGAATGCTTTGGTAAAAACCACGCCAACTTTCCAAACCCTCACCAAGGGGTTGCCTTCTTCCTAAATCAGGGGAATAAAATGATCGACCCACCGGGCAGTACCTACAGTTGATCAAAGCTCAGTCTCCAGACACAGAAGGGAAGGCATAATCAAATGCGAAAAATAAGAAACATTACGCACCGAGTAGTAGGCAATTCACGCAAAACAATGTCAAGAACTTGAAGGGCTTCTTGTGGTGCATCTGCTTGCCTTCCCTGCAAAAAGAGTCCTAAATGGTGTAGGTCAGCCCGTGCAGCTAATTTGATTACAACTCTAAACTCCCTCTCCCTCCTGCAAcaagaaataaatataattaattaccaGGAAGGGGAAACATACATGAAAACCAAAAGAAATGTAGAAAGCAAATATCATAAAACCTTGGCCCGCCTGATCCGTCATCTTCATCAATGAGAATGAttttaaattcctttgatataaaTGGAAGTGGCCCAGCAGTGTACAGACTCTTTCGGCCATCATAGGCAGGAAGACGCTTTCCAAGGTGAGATTCTTTGTACAGTTTAACGAGTTGTTCCATTACAGCACGGTTCACACCTCTTGATGAGACCTCAGGTGTGATGGTAACCTATCCACATCAACAATACCAGAAAACCGTATGCCTTAAAAACTAACACAAATTACCTAGGCAAACTACAGATAAGAGAACTTACATCATACTGGTGCAAATCTTTATCCGGTAATTCAGCAAAGAAGTGGTTTGCCTTTACTATACACCTTATGCCAGTGCTACCCTTCCCAGGCCTAAGGGGGAACCTCATTGATTTACTTGAGGGTGGAGGCAAAGCCTGAATTGCCTGACTTGAAGAACCCTCTTGCTGGATGGAAAGGTCCTGTATCTGCTGAGACAGTACTATTGGTGATGGCTCTGGAGGTCGGAACGAAGAGCTCCCCTCAGATGACATGGGCTTAGGGGACACCCCAGCATGATAAGGAGCCGGGGTTGCTTGGTGCAGCTCGGGAACTGGTGGTCTGGCTGGGCCACCAGAAGGAGAACCTCCTCCACGGCCACTACTGCCGCGACCACCACTATAGCCTCCTCGACCTCCTTGCTGAGGCGGCCCTCCTCTTCCCCTCCCTTGGTATTCAGGGGGGGCACCATACTGCTGCTGTTGAGGAATCCCACCACGGCCTCGGCCAGCACCACGACCTCCTTGCTGAGACTGGGGCCCCCAACCCCTACCACCTTGGTATGCTCCTCCACCTGCTCCCTGCTGAGGTGGAGCACCCCTCTCAGATGGTCGCTGGGAACCACGACCACTACCCCCAACAGCTTCATGAGACTGGGAGCTCTCACCCCCACCACTTGCAGGAAGCTCAGTTCTCCTCTTCCTCACCATAACGATGGCTGCGCACAATATATGAATCTTTTGATTATATTACTCCTTTTTACTCCATCGAATGACAGCAACATGGCTGATACTACTTTTTAGTACCAACAACAGCAACTAGTATTTTAAAATGGCACACAAAACAAGAAATGCgaccaatgaaaaaaaaaaaaaccattattCATTTGCAAAATCATTAAAATATGAACTAAGCTTACACCCTATAATGTTTAGCTTGCACAAGGGAAAAAAGAAACCCTAAAGCAATTTATTTAATCATCACAACAAAAACTTTAAAAAAAAGAGggaaaaaccctaattttagcaGCAACATATGCAACAAATTTACAAGGAGGGAGACATTGTGCTGCATAATGTGATGTCACAAAAAATACAACAATTAAAAACATTtgcttgaaataaaaataaataaataaataaaaatcacaAGAATGCTGAAAAGCAAAAAAGCCCAAAGCGTTTACAAGTTAAATtgccaaaaaattaaaaaaacatatatatatgaCAGTAGCCTCCAGTAAGGAGAGGATTGTTTTCCAAATCTATGGAATACCTAACGATCTAAAATGAAAACAAACAAATTTCACAAAAATAAAGagcaaaatagaaaaacccatgaAGTAAAAGTAAATactttttcaaaaatcaaatagaTCTGAGAAAGGTAAGTCCTACCATTGCTAAAATCAAAATCTACTTGAAAAAACACAGCAGATCCATATTCCATAACCCAAAATCAAGCAATGAATCAAAGATGATAAGAGAAATTTCATGTACAATTCACCGAAAAACCACCCATACCCACCTGAAAACAGCTATCAGAGAAACTTCTCCAGCAATCTTAGAGCAAAACAgagagagaaatggaaatgtaACAAGCCACTCCAGGCAGAGAGACCTCAAAAGCCTCCACCAAAGTGTGTTTATAGTTAAAAAACTATTGGAAATTTTCCGGAATAGTGTCCGCACTCTGCTTATAAGAGAGTGGTAGGTGTTTCAAAATGACAAGTCCGTCCCTACTCGGCTAGCCCCACTACAGAGAGACGTGGATGCTGACGTGGCTTGTTTTACTCTGTGTGGCTCTTTGATCTTGGGTGATCCTAACTATGCATATGCCAACAGGGATTCCACTTTGGATTCCTCGTTTTAGGGGTTTTCTCCCAACTAATCAACATCACCCATGACAACAAATAGAGTTTCACGAGTATTTGGATTTAAgattgatttaaatttaaaatttaatattaatttagaattaaattttatatattaaatttttattatttaaattgatttatataaatatttaattaaatataaaatatattatttataataatatttataaatttttatattttttattttatataaaataaaattaaaatattttataaaattattaaatttttaaaatacaacttattaataaaaataattttatatagattactaattaaaatatataaaattaaatagattcgAGTATTTGCCGGATAATAATAATAGAGTTTGCGACAGATTCGAGcaattgagaataaattttaattagatttaagacgggtttgaattttaaaaatattaatcgagTTTAAATTTGAGTTTGAGTTCGAGTAAGGTGATTTTCACATATACCCTACCGGTTGTCATTACTATTCACccatgatttttttaatttatgaaaaaaaaaagaatgaaaataaagagattaaaaaatatttaacaaattATATCGTATACATCCTttgaattaaaaaagaaaaaagcattgaacactaaaaaaataattatatctaaaatGTAAATGTAAAGAAAGATTCTTTCATTTCCATGTGAAAATTATTTCCTTAATGGTTACCTTCACTCACCTTGTAAAATACGGATACAACTTATAAACTTTTGTGAAGTTATTAATTAATTCCATAGTAAATactattttaatcaaataaatttaaatattataaaattaaatttaagattgatttaaatttaaattttaatattaatttagaattaaattttgtatattaaatattatctgaatctgtttatataaatatttaattaaatctaaaatatattttttataataatatttataaatttttatattttttattttatataaaataaaattaaaatattttatgaaattattaaatttttaaaatacaacttattaataaaaataattttatatagattactaattaaaatatataaaattaaatagattcgAGTATTTGCCGGATAATAATAATCGGGTTTGGGACAGATTCGagcaattgaaaataaattttaattagatttgagatgagtttggattttaaaaatattaatcgagTTCGAGTTCGAGTAAGGTGATTTTCACAGATACCCTACCCGTTGTCATCACTATTCAcccataatttttttaatttatgaaaaaaaaaatggatgagAATAAAAAGATTAAAGAACATTTGGCAAATTATATCGTATATatcctttgaattaaaaaaaaaaaaagcattgaacactaaaaaaataattatatctaaaatGTAAATATAAAGAAAGATTCTTTCATTTCCATGTGAAAATTATTTCCTTAATGGTTACCTTCATTCACCTTGTAAAATACGGATACAACTTATAAACTTTTGTGATGTTATTAATTAATTCCATGGTAAATATTATTTTACCCACTTTAATTTTCTCAAATAATTTGATTTTTCCTCCACAGCAATAAGGGGTTAAAAGATTTACTGCTATTGTATATATAGTTATTAAATCCAGCTCAAAATTTGACCAAGTTGAATGACTAAATTGATAATAATTCAATTAGCAAGTCAACAGTTCAATTgagtcattaaaaattaatcaaatattatatttattaatataattaaataagtttaataaattaatttttatttttaaaatcaatattttaacttttATGAAGCTATATTTACATATATCTTAACAAtacttttaaatttatatgaaaaaaattaaaaatatttaagttataaatatttttattctcgaaattcataactaatatataaaataaatataattctaTAAATGAGTAACTATCTACTTAATACTTGTAAAATATTagctatatattaaaaattttatcttattcattgactaaatataaatataaatttttaaatattaaaatatcaatattattaattttttaaaattttcaatttaaaattaaattaaattaatcagGTTAATGGGTTACTAATTCAGCCACCGGTTCATTTGAGTTTTTCCAAGTCAACTTCTTGTCTAATTCAGTAAAAAAAAATCAACCCAATTTTATGCTTGGATCACCAATTCATAGAATAAATCTGCCGAATTAGTCCAGGTTTTATAAAAATGATTGTGTCCATATGATTAAGGAAGGTTTTGTAGAGCTACTCTATAAAATAATCAAATTCTAAGTAATTATGTATATTTATCAAGGAATGAAACACCTAAAGTGCCAGCATATTAAGTAAATAAGATATGACTTATTGAGGAAGAAGTGTTTAAAATGAAATATGAGACCATGGAGTTAAGAAAGTAGAATTTGAAAGAGTTATATGTGATAAATTTTGAAACCAAgatttgatttatggaagaaacaTTATGGAAAAGTTTAAATGAAATTTTCCCGTTCCACCATCCATGGAATGACACTTGGTGCACTTTCCTCAAGTAATTGAAATGAAAGAAGAACAGGGGAGGAGGGTAGGTTGGCTAAAACTTCCCTCATTCTCTTTCTCTATTTTTAGGTCATTATTTATCTTACTTTTCCTCTCTTAAACTCCTCTCTCTCCATTTTTAGGTCATTATTCATCTTATTTTTCCTCTCTCAAACTCTCCATAATGACCCAAATTCAAGACTATTACCAGTACTAATACTTAAGCCAGCATAAGACCCTCTAAATCCATACCAAGCCTAATATGCATCATTTCTTCATTTAGAACCCAAACAATTCATAAAAATACTTTGttaaatataaaacaatatttacattttaatattacaaaacaCTTAGTGGCAAAGCATGGTAGTATAATAGCACAACTCACTAATTGTATCCTCTGCACTTGTCCCCAAAGGGGAGGCAAAGAAAGGAGATAAGCTTAGGGTTTAATGAGCAAAAGCCTACTAAAGGGAAATAAAACATTTAGATGCATATGAAATGTAGCAATCACATGATATTTATACAACACAAACAAGTCACATCAAGATAGTCCATGTCACTAGTAGTTCCCCAATCATATCATAATCATAATTATATATTCAAACAAATGGGATTGGAGACACATAATTGCCTTCCCAATTCACCTCCTTTATAGGAATATCAACTTTGGAGTATACATCAGATCATTACCCTTAGGAAGCCTTATGGTCTCACACCCTGTCTTGGAGTATACACCAGATCATTCCCCTTAAGGAGTCTGAGAGTCTATCTAGCATACTCatgcttttccttttctttttttggcACTAGTTGGTCATCCATGAACTACCAATAAAGCATAGCTAGTAATGCAACATCTTTGTGACATGCATtactaatttatataattaattatgcaagtataattaatataaatcatATATCTATCATGTATGAACGTTCTAGAAAATGTAAACGCTTATGTAAAGAAATTCTTTTGAAAAACATTTAAAGTAGGTTATGCTCACGGATTGGGTGACCTTTTAACCTTAAATGTCTCTGGACGTGCTAAGACTGTTGACACCGTAGGTTGGATTGACCTTTACAGACACACTGATAACTTATTGGGCACTGACTATTAATTGATTGTAATTATATAACTAGCTTAAATATTCTTCAAAAATCCTACAAAGCCTCTCCTATAATTAAACCTATCCTTCCTGCAAGACAAACTTAATACAAGGCATCAAGGCCACATAAACATCACAATGCCCATCTAACACCTATAAAATCCTAATCTTGGTCCAATTTCTCCATTCTCCAATTAGGGTCCCTAACTCTTTTACAGTCCAATTAATTATGTTTTGTGTTCtaaaaattatagaaatattCTTGAAGGTCTTTTACAGTGTTATTATGTTATTATAATTCATTTTACGTAGTTATTGCATGTTAGGAATATGTTATGAAATAATATAGGAGCCATTATAATTCATTTTACGTAGTTATTGCATGTTAGGAATATGTTATGAAATAATATAGGAGGCCTACTTCTATGCCTTAGGTGCTCTATCCTCAAGTCTACAAGAAAAGGATTTGAGAAGTTTTTAGTTTAGAAtttagataaaattattaaaacttgAAATTCTCAAGCAGGGCAAGTGGCTACCTAATTTTCCATGCACTGTTTACATGACTATTTACATAAAATTAAACTGCCTTGAAGGAGTAGAAGTGTGATTATTggacattagaaccttgaatttcaaaaaattatttataaggttacatgcaccataccaagtttcttatgaacctaatcaattttcaatgctcaattgtataccaaaacatattttagcatgcattaaaatttcatttgccattaaagattatgaattaacatttaattcaattaaaccctaactaaaagagagatttttaggtactaacctcttgatgcacaattgatgcaatcttaggatgttAAGCAACCCAaccaaagtacactcttgctttgtcatatagaaatttgtcacaaaattctcaaatgactcaggcagggacAGAAGTAtaaaatccgtctgcagttggaaatccatgtgaaagtcaagatgttccagctgctcaataagctgaatcatcttgtggacataatctcctacattatgtccctcagacatcctcatgcggaatagctatctagatatctcaaacctagcattcctgctgtgctcaccatacaactcttacaggtgaaggaggatctcacttgcattctgtatattttcatgctgcttctgtaactcattagtcatagaagcaagcatgtaacatttggctctcatatcatgctccttccacttgtctaaagtatcTAGTTTCTTTTGAGTAgcttctagaggtaagggactaggaaactttgagtctaaaatatatcaaatacgttttaggttcaggacaagttttaaatttctgagccaatcagaaagattaggtctcgtcaacctattgtgatcaagtatgcttgcaaggatattggatggtggtggttgttgtgtgctcattattatcagaaaaattaactgtagaaaataactagattaattagtaaatgcatcaagtaattaatcaaaatgattatggtcttttaatcaaattggtcctcccactaacttagcgaatcctacacttccaaagtaggaacggaaatcctagttggatggatttctagtgggtgattgaattattataatcttattgatcatcctctggcacatccattattagaattacaataaactataagtgagcaacttcttgcccatcacatctcatgtgaggttcaatcatttatctaatccctaatgctcaaaatctcaggcacatccattattgatttatcttgtatcagttaagttgatcccatcgagccagtaaacatgcaaataattttaatgtcctcaagcacatccattattggccaccaactatttatatatttacatcatcttatgcttaacaattatttttaagaaaatctcttaaataaatttatcacatgcaagtatttaaaatttcttaaaataattgcctcaatggagggccatgatataattaatttaattatactatttccaacttaatcatttgtttggaagattttgtggtcgacttaaatactattatggtctcactttgcacattatccaattagcatgcatatatcatatacttgcatacattcacatacatctcatgcatacatggataaacaaataatatggtatgatcatggactttctaagggattcaattttgagccaccaagatttgaattagggcattcttatgtgtatttcatttattcattttacaagagttgctgaaggagtacataatcaacacttgatcttgatttcctcccactggtcccacgaatgctcttgatctccttgatcttcttgcaatccaattacattgtaatccttggtgtcacaccctacccctctgtaaggcataacatgatcccgtagtatacctaatgaattaccaactccgtctactgataatccattaaatacactacaagggattttaaaacttttcttacttcttttacagtggtgagcactatttgcaggtgttaaaaacctttttgaactgaagtgatagaactaacacatttgaattatttggcgtttctgtaaaaattttggcagagtgccatatgtattttggataaaacagttcttcagaaaacctgtaaaaagcacttcaatagatttccaaatctcaactccaacatatttctcaacacaacacatttctcaactcaaatccacagtgatttttcaaagactgagataaaagaaatataatacaatttttacaagccaaaataactcataattattttacaacttcaatgtacaatttttatttacaactgctcaaaaccaacaataatatgtacatacagtgaacatacattacattacaaaatacaaaatattggtatactcattatacccggtagtctctcactggagatactagcagcctagtctgctgctctgtctgtctgtctacctgcgacagcaataaaaagctatcgctgagacaatatctcagtggtgcacaacattaatcaaatacaactttaaatcataattcataaatcattcaaatagtggatacttaaaaccatagttaaattcaagacaatgaatgtcataaggaatttaacacaatatcacaataaatctcagtaatcaaaacatagttaaattcagaagacagtgaatgtcaataagaatttaaactccatttcacaaattatcaaatcgcataacaacacaatttagtcaaataatttaagaacatagtgttgctaattcatacacaacttaggccatgacacaattttccgatcaatgctagcatttaagggtacttaccaaagcacctgcaggcgttacgtatcgccgtccctgcaagcccttgggtggtacctatcagagcacttgcaggcgttacgtatcgccatccctgcaagctcctgagttcactcatgagagttcccaagaatcgtaggcgttacgtatcgccgtccctactttgctctgataacactaaacaccttttatctcaaaatttccaaagtcataatttcattcacaagatggcaacataattcataattaacttcaactttcacaaatcacactaaatcaaatttttcacagtttcaaactatttacaatgcttttcaagcaataagtatccatcaatatcattcaaacaatttctcataatttcaaaccatttacagtgctgttcaagcgataaatattcattcaaacacatttcacaatttaaaacaataatatacaaataatcataattcatttcaattgaaaaattcaaaagaaatagttgttgtgcacaaacacaatttaaaataataacatacaattaatcatatgaaatattattcaaagcaaaatcagttaaaaactagttatgcacaaacacaatttaaaacaataacatacaattaatcatatgaaatattattcagagcaaaatcagttgaaaactagttgtgcacaaacctctgatgactgtctcctggtctggactcagtgtttccttcccttttcttgagtctttactaactgagaaacacaatttgaagtgtttcagtactaaattaaattgtctctatcgataatgtttgataagtaattcactgaattcaattattcactgaatacctttatttgcttaatcacctaatatatcgaccctcgatgtgttctaggtaaattaggttttgacgttattaatatatcattttcgatagtattttagggttggtacgtgttaccaaactcatttccttgtttagtgcattttaatgcaacttgctggattccgggatactagtttgacctagccggacgacctagttccctcggttttcgggttttggccaaaactacaaacttgtagatctatgtcttacggaactcggggcaaaattttaggtcattctgagttaagtagaccaagttatggtcattatactattgctggtcaaatggcatcaaattaagtcaattttaggtcaatttggtcaactttggttcggccagtttttggacccaaacttgtgcaagctgtttgacttgcttatggtcatttctgggctttggtgtcttcataagacttgtaggtatggg
Proteins encoded:
- the LOC110657572 gene encoding protein argonaute 1, which gives rise to MVRKRRTELPASGGGESSQSHEAVGGSGRGSQRPSERGAPPQQGAGGGAYQGGRGWGPQSQQGGRGAGRGRGGIPQQQQYGAPPEYQGRGRGGPPQQGGRGGYSGGRGSSGRGGGSPSGGPARPPVPELHQATPAPYHAGVSPKPMSSEGSSSFRPPEPSPIVLSQQIQDLSIQQEGSSSQAIQALPPPSSKSMRFPLRPGKGSTGIRCIVKANHFFAELPDKDLHQYDVTITPEVSSRGVNRAVMEQLVKLYKESHLGKRLPAYDGRKSLYTAGPLPFISKEFKIILIDEDDGSGGPRREREFRVVIKLAARADLHHLGLFLQGRQADAPQEALQVLDIVLRELPTTRYCPVGRSFYSPDLGRRQPLGEGLESWRGFYQSIRPTQMGLSLNIDMSSTAFIEPLPVIDFVTQLLNRDVSSRPLSDADRVKIKKALRGVKVEVTHRGNMRRKYRISGLTSQATRELTFPVDERGTLKSVVEYFYETYGFVIQHTQWPCLQVGNQQRPNYLPMEVCKIVEGQRYSKRLNERQITALLKVTCQRPHERELDIMQTVHHNAYHNDPYAKEFGIKISEKLASVEARILPPPWLKYHETGRERDCLPQVGQWNMMNKKMVNGGTVNNWICINFSRNVQDSVARGFCHELAQMCYISGMAFNPEPVLPPISGRPEQVEKVLKTRYHDAMTKLQPQGRELDLLIVILPDNNGSLYGDLKRICETDLGLVSQCCLTKHVFKMSKQYLANVALKINVKVGGRNTVLVDALSRRIPLVSDRPTIIFGADVTHPHPGEDSSPSIAAVVASQDWPEITKYAGLVCAQAHRQELIQDLFKEWQDPVRGKVSGGMIKELLISFRRATGQKPQRIIFYRDGVSEGQFYQVLLYELDAIRKACNSLEPNYQPPVTFVVVQKRHHTRLFANDHSDRNAVDRSGNILPGTVVDSKICHPTEFDFYLCSHAGIQGTSRPAHYHVLWDENKFSADGLQSLTNNLCYTYARCTRSVSIVPPAYYAHLAAFRARFYMEPETSDSGSMTSGPVSGRGAMGGGTGARSTRGAASAAVRPLPALKENVKRVMFYC